In Microbulbifer celer, a single window of DNA contains:
- the cydB gene encoding cytochrome d ubiquinol oxidase subunit II produces MGSLDLPLIWAGLICFAIFAYVVLDGFDLGIGILSPVLSPGEERDQAINSVAPFWDGNETWLVMGGGGLLAVFPLAYAIILPATYPLMIAMLLGLVFRGAAFEFRWRDPRHQPLWDLVITVGSTVAALAQGITIGAILQGIVVENNAYAGGWLDWLSPFSVLTGVAVTIGYALLGATWLILKTEGGCQRHAHRLAFRLGIATVVMMAAVSAATPFLSYDYWTRWFAMPQVLLTAQVPLLVAICTGLFFWSLRKGNELLPFLMALALFLLGFVGLCISIYPYMVPRSITLWDAAAPYNSQLFLLVGAVFIIPVILGYTGWAYWVFRGKVGTEGYH; encoded by the coding sequence ATGGGAAGTCTTGATCTACCGCTGATTTGGGCGGGGCTTATCTGCTTCGCAATTTTTGCCTACGTCGTGCTGGATGGCTTTGACCTGGGCATCGGGATCCTGTCGCCGGTGCTGTCTCCGGGAGAGGAGCGGGACCAGGCGATCAATTCCGTTGCGCCGTTCTGGGATGGCAATGAAACCTGGCTGGTCATGGGTGGCGGCGGCCTGCTGGCAGTGTTTCCCCTTGCGTATGCCATCATCCTGCCGGCCACTTACCCGTTGATGATCGCCATGTTGCTAGGTCTCGTGTTCCGCGGTGCCGCGTTCGAGTTCCGCTGGCGGGATCCACGGCACCAGCCCCTGTGGGATCTGGTCATCACGGTGGGCTCAACGGTGGCTGCCCTCGCCCAGGGCATTACGATTGGCGCGATACTGCAGGGGATCGTGGTGGAGAACAATGCCTACGCGGGCGGTTGGCTCGACTGGTTGAGCCCTTTCAGTGTGCTTACCGGTGTCGCTGTGACCATCGGATATGCGTTGTTGGGAGCCACCTGGTTGATTCTGAAAACCGAAGGGGGGTGTCAGCGGCATGCCCACCGACTGGCATTTCGCCTTGGGATTGCCACGGTTGTCATGATGGCGGCGGTGAGCGCGGCGACGCCTTTCCTCAGTTACGACTACTGGACCCGTTGGTTTGCGATGCCCCAGGTGCTGCTTACTGCACAGGTGCCTCTTCTGGTGGCAATCTGTACCGGGCTCTTTTTCTGGAGCCTGAGAAAGGGCAATGAATTACTGCCTTTCCTGATGGCCCTGGCGTTGTTCCTGCTCGGCTTTGTCGGTCTGTGTATCAGCATTTACCCCTATATGGTGCCGCGTTCGATCACCCTGTGGGATGCTGCGGCGCCGTACAACAGCCAGTTGTTCCTGCTGGTGGGAGCTGTTTTCATTATTCCGGTCATTCTGGGATACACCGGCTGGGCCTATTGGGTGTTCCGGGGCAAGGTGGGTACGGAGGGGTATCACTGA
- a CDS encoding DUF2474 family protein, producing the protein MRIETTTWKRLGWMVAIWIASVMALGSVSLLLKWWLTG; encoded by the coding sequence ATGAGAATTGAAACCACGACGTGGAAGCGCCTCGGTTGGATGGTCGCTATCTGGATAGCGAGTGTCATGGCACTCGGCAGTGTTTCACTGTTGTTGAAGTGGTGGCTCACAGGCTAG
- a CDS encoding TonB-dependent receptor — protein MSARNFTWHPLCRAIALGSGIALSATTFAQAEDQNRTGLEEVMVVGQKTERSLQDTVTSVKVVTAKEFKEQNINGMYDVLERTPNVSGDTTGFNIRGIDSFSVSGGGNSFLASVYTDGAPLPYRAIQQGGFSTWDVQQVEVLRGPQSTLQGRNALAGAIVMHTIDPSYEWDFRGRLGLGEEGREEKAVAFGGGLIEDQLAVRVAAERRDFDGYIRNVTRDENSDFEQDETLRIKVLAEPDALPDLRAMLTVTQSESDYGVDWINAGAEDPFENPQTDFNDPTREFTDTDMAVLTLEYDLGPHWNLTSNSAYSDVKYGYEWDGDATPTPGNILVNDRADETLSQELLLNFDYQRLTGVIGAYYSDLEVNEYRGGQQDITFARLGVPTLLVAPPEMGGLGLSQAQAEAVLILYEDFDPVIIVDDTTSYQAVSTAALFGDLTYSPTEQLDLFAGLRYDRERQENAADSSIGIVNLHAMPDPANPAFDPMTAALVTGINARLLGLAEQASGNEPLVDEDFEALLPKAGANWHWNEDISTSFTVQKGYRSGGVGTNIGRARTYSYDPEYIWNYELSLRSLWMDGRLAANANLFYLDWKDQQVSVLLSGNRYDRETVNSGSSRVRGMEVELFFQADEHWSGYAGLGYSDTEFKEFQLESYDLSGREFVGAPGATANLGVTYRNGGLIVNANVNHQGDALTLANPYTAGLAEDDPRFDPHNDERTLVNLRAGYEWDRFGAFLTVSNLLDEEYIVSADTGYGSMELGQPRLATLRVEANF, from the coding sequence ATGTCAGCAAGGAATTTCACCTGGCACCCACTGTGCCGCGCCATTGCCCTGGGGTCGGGTATCGCACTTTCCGCAACCACTTTCGCTCAGGCTGAAGATCAAAACCGGACCGGTCTGGAAGAAGTCATGGTGGTCGGCCAGAAAACCGAGCGCTCGCTGCAGGACACGGTCACCAGTGTAAAGGTGGTGACCGCGAAGGAGTTTAAAGAGCAGAATATCAATGGCATGTACGATGTATTGGAGCGCACGCCAAATGTCAGCGGTGACACCACCGGTTTCAATATCCGCGGCATTGACTCATTCAGCGTATCCGGCGGCGGAAACAGCTTCCTTGCCAGCGTCTATACAGATGGCGCTCCCCTGCCCTACCGCGCCATCCAACAGGGCGGCTTCTCCACTTGGGATGTGCAGCAGGTGGAAGTGCTGCGCGGACCCCAGTCCACTCTTCAGGGCCGCAACGCACTGGCCGGTGCCATCGTCATGCACACCATCGATCCCTCCTACGAGTGGGATTTCCGTGGCCGACTGGGGCTGGGAGAGGAGGGCCGTGAAGAAAAAGCGGTGGCTTTCGGCGGCGGTCTGATCGAGGATCAACTGGCGGTGCGTGTGGCCGCTGAGCGGCGGGATTTTGACGGCTATATCCGCAACGTTACACGCGATGAGAACAGTGATTTCGAACAGGACGAGACGCTGCGGATCAAGGTGCTGGCGGAGCCGGATGCGCTGCCCGACCTGCGCGCCATGCTGACCGTGACCCAATCGGAGAGCGATTACGGTGTCGACTGGATCAACGCCGGCGCCGAAGATCCATTCGAAAACCCGCAGACCGATTTCAATGACCCTACCCGCGAATTCACCGATACCGATATGGCGGTACTGACGTTGGAATACGATCTCGGGCCCCACTGGAACCTGACTTCCAACTCCGCCTACAGTGATGTGAAATACGGCTACGAATGGGATGGCGACGCCACCCCGACGCCGGGCAATATCCTGGTGAATGATCGCGCTGACGAAACACTGAGCCAGGAACTTCTGTTGAACTTCGATTACCAGCGGCTTACTGGCGTGATTGGCGCGTATTACTCGGACCTGGAGGTCAACGAATACCGCGGCGGTCAGCAGGACATTACTTTCGCGCGACTGGGCGTGCCGACGCTGCTGGTAGCGCCGCCGGAGATGGGCGGTCTCGGTCTGAGCCAGGCCCAGGCTGAGGCGGTGCTGATACTCTATGAAGATTTCGATCCAGTAATCATTGTCGACGACACCACCTCCTATCAGGCCGTCAGCACCGCGGCGCTGTTTGGTGACCTCACCTATTCTCCCACGGAACAGCTGGATCTGTTCGCGGGCCTGCGCTACGACCGGGAGCGCCAGGAAAACGCTGCCGACTCCTCGATCGGCATCGTCAACCTCCACGCCATGCCGGACCCGGCCAACCCGGCCTTCGATCCGATGACCGCCGCGCTCGTCACCGGGATTAATGCGAGATTGTTGGGACTGGCGGAACAGGCCTCCGGCAACGAGCCGCTGGTGGACGAGGACTTCGAGGCGCTGTTGCCCAAGGCCGGTGCCAACTGGCACTGGAACGAAGATATTTCCACTAGCTTCACCGTGCAGAAGGGTTACCGTTCCGGTGGCGTGGGCACCAATATCGGCCGCGCCAGGACCTACAGCTACGATCCGGAATATATTTGGAATTACGAACTGTCGTTGCGCTCCCTGTGGATGGACGGGCGCCTGGCGGCCAATGCCAACCTCTTCTATCTCGACTGGAAGGACCAGCAGGTGAGCGTGCTGCTGTCTGGCAACCGCTACGATCGCGAGACAGTCAACTCCGGCAGTTCCCGGGTCAGGGGTATGGAGGTGGAGCTGTTTTTCCAGGCTGACGAACACTGGAGTGGCTACGCCGGCCTGGGCTACAGTGACACCGAATTCAAGGAGTTCCAGTTGGAGAGCTACGATCTGTCCGGCCGTGAGTTTGTCGGCGCGCCCGGCGCCACTGCCAACCTGGGAGTGACCTATCGCAACGGCGGCCTGATTGTGAACGCGAACGTGAATCACCAGGGTGACGCGCTGACCCTGGCGAACCCCTACACCGCCGGTCTGGCCGAAGACGATCCCCGCTTTGACCCGCACAATGATGAGCGCACCCTGGTGAATCTGCGTGCCGGCTACGAGTGGGACAGGTTCGGCGCCTTCCTTACCGTCAGCAATCTACTCGACGAGGAATATATCGTCAGCGCGGATACCGGCTACGGCTCCATGGAGCTGGGCCAGCCCCGTCTGGCCACCCTGCGTGTGGAAGCGAACTTCTAG
- a CDS encoding lipocalin family protein, producing the protein MTACTGVPEGIDPVEDFQLNRYLGKWYEIARLDHSFERGLSHVTAEYSLREDGRVRVINRGYSAETGEWDEAEGKALFVGDQNVGHLKVSFFGPFYGSYVIFELDDDYQYAMVAGPDRSYLWLLARSPQVDSKLRQWFLARADELGFDTGKILFVEQKNPPVPESS; encoded by the coding sequence ATGACTGCTTGCACCGGTGTGCCGGAAGGCATTGATCCCGTCGAAGACTTTCAGCTTAACCGCTACCTGGGCAAGTGGTACGAAATCGCGCGCCTGGATCACTCCTTCGAACGCGGCCTGAGTCACGTGACCGCGGAATACAGTCTGCGGGAAGACGGCCGTGTGCGGGTCATCAATCGCGGCTATTCTGCGGAAACAGGCGAGTGGGACGAAGCTGAGGGCAAGGCACTGTTTGTGGGGGACCAGAATGTGGGCCACCTGAAAGTGTCCTTTTTCGGACCCTTTTACGGATCCTACGTCATTTTCGAGCTGGATGACGATTATCAGTACGCCATGGTGGCCGGGCCGGATCGTTCCTATTTGTGGCTGCTGGCCCGGAGCCCGCAGGTGGATTCGAAACTGCGACAGTGGTTTCTGGCGCGGGCTGACGAGTTGGGTTTTGATACCGGAAAGATCCTGTTTGTAGAACAGAAAAACCCACCAGTTCCCGAATCCTCCTAG
- a CDS encoding sorbitol dehydrogenase family protein, which yields MTFIRRRQFLRCQLLVGGGLLAGPILPVQAQQPEVKNAGQRLGKFFTLSQNLLAPLPIHTQLDKRVAARLLVILNRKYPDFPQQLDKISKNPSAAEQRLPIARHIIRAWYTGVIDGQLVTFERALMYRIVSDVLPVRTYCDGRPGDWASLPQPANRGV from the coding sequence GTGACATTCATTCGTCGCAGGCAATTTCTTCGCTGTCAGCTGTTGGTGGGTGGCGGGTTACTGGCAGGGCCGATTTTGCCTGTTCAGGCACAACAGCCCGAGGTGAAAAATGCCGGGCAGCGCCTTGGCAAGTTTTTCACGCTGTCGCAAAACCTGCTGGCACCGCTGCCCATTCATACCCAATTGGATAAGCGGGTCGCCGCTCGCCTGCTGGTGATCCTCAACCGCAAATACCCCGACTTTCCGCAACAGCTGGACAAGATCAGCAAAAACCCCAGCGCAGCCGAGCAGCGGTTGCCGATTGCCCGGCACATAATCCGTGCCTGGTATACCGGGGTGATCGACGGCCAGCTGGTGACTTTCGAGCGCGCGCTGATGTATCGCATCGTGTCCGATGTACTGCCCGTACGCACCTACTGTGACGGCCGCCCGGGGGATTGGGCGAGCCTGCCGCAACCGGCCAACCGGGGAGTCTAG
- a CDS encoding PepSY-associated TM helix domain-containing protein, translated as MSEKNAGIKNLIEAHSWLGVIISVALFIVFWAGSVVLFHHEIQAWAQAPHFAIDKSAPDLPIENIVTQKLTEHRLNNEEHLTIVRADDHHPYHQLYIDLLPEEGYEGPEQVARLLVHPKTGETLADLDDFYLADFLLHLHYDLRLPGGMYLVGVVTLIFLVLMFTGVYIHARKLIANFFLYRSESKRNKKLDMHNVIGVMSLPFGLMYAITGVIFNISLIYQIAFAVFLYDGDQNAMLEDAGYTIISEKPAGKPLDMQPAFDYVRTLEQETGAPVTMLRFYNYGDENAVLQTYATDESRFAQRIERFYRVSDASLVSRADSEHVNAVRSGLDVIASLHFGNFAGVDLRILYLLLGLAVAGMIVVGNLLWLDKRALQKNVSPRAISLVANLTLGGCAGVVLATAGGFLLERILPLGLAARGDWIAYSFGALLALTVATAFFIPHKRHFLRLALWATAGLLVATVIADWVMFGSRMGELWQNGFHQVIGMQTALLISAGVCVWIAKVLGRGASRTEKVEVAELTLANQ; from the coding sequence ATGAGTGAAAAAAACGCCGGTATCAAGAACCTGATCGAAGCCCACAGCTGGCTCGGCGTGATCATCTCAGTGGCGCTGTTTATCGTGTTCTGGGCGGGTTCCGTGGTGCTGTTCCATCACGAGATCCAGGCCTGGGCACAGGCACCACACTTCGCCATCGATAAAAGCGCACCGGATCTGCCAATCGAAAACATCGTGACGCAGAAGCTAACAGAGCACCGCCTGAACAATGAGGAACATCTCACCATCGTGCGTGCAGACGATCACCACCCATATCACCAGCTGTATATCGACCTGTTGCCGGAAGAGGGTTACGAGGGACCCGAGCAGGTAGCCAGGTTACTGGTGCATCCCAAGACCGGCGAGACCCTGGCGGATCTGGACGACTTTTATCTCGCGGATTTTCTGCTGCATTTGCACTACGATCTGCGCCTGCCCGGCGGTATGTACCTTGTAGGTGTAGTGACACTGATTTTTCTGGTACTGATGTTTACCGGTGTTTATATCCATGCACGCAAACTGATCGCTAATTTCTTCCTCTACCGCAGCGAGAGCAAGCGCAATAAAAAGCTCGATATGCACAATGTGATCGGGGTGATGAGCCTGCCGTTCGGACTGATGTATGCGATCACCGGTGTCATCTTCAATATCTCCCTGATATATCAAATCGCCTTTGCTGTATTCCTGTACGACGGTGATCAGAATGCGATGTTGGAAGATGCCGGTTACACCATCATCAGCGAAAAACCCGCGGGCAAACCTCTGGATATGCAGCCGGCGTTCGACTATGTGCGCACCCTGGAGCAGGAAACCGGCGCCCCAGTGACTATGCTGCGCTTTTATAACTACGGTGATGAAAATGCGGTACTGCAGACCTATGCCACCGACGAGAGCCGTTTCGCCCAGCGTATCGAGCGTTTTTACAGGGTCAGCGATGCTAGCCTGGTAAGCCGGGCCGACAGCGAACACGTCAACGCCGTACGCAGTGGCCTCGATGTCATTGCCAGCCTGCACTTCGGCAACTTCGCCGGTGTCGACCTGCGCATCCTCTACCTGCTACTGGGGCTGGCTGTAGCCGGCATGATTGTGGTGGGGAACCTGCTGTGGCTGGATAAACGCGCGTTGCAGAAAAACGTCAGTCCGCGCGCTATCAGTCTGGTGGCCAACCTGACTCTCGGTGGCTGCGCCGGCGTGGTGCTGGCAACTGCCGGTGGTTTCCTGCTGGAACGTATTCTGCCGCTCGGCCTCGCCGCCCGCGGAGACTGGATTGCCTACAGCTTTGGTGCCCTGCTGGCGCTGACGGTAGCGACGGCGTTCTTCATTCCGCACAAGCGTCACTTCCTGCGGCTTGCCCTGTGGGCCACTGCGGGGCTGTTGGTAGCCACGGTTATCGCCGACTGGGTCATGTTCGGATCACGTATGGGCGAACTGTGGCAGAACGGATTCCATCAGGTGATTGGCATGCAGACGGCGCTGCTGATCAGTGCGGGGGTTTGTGTGTGGATTGCGAAAGTGCTGGGGCGCGGCGCCAGTAGAACGGAGAAAGTGGAGGTCGCGGAGTTGACGCTGGCAAACCAATAA
- a CDS encoding ExeM/NucH family extracellular endonuclease, which produces MLKTICLPGLALGLSLVAGAAQASDLIISEYIEGSSNNKAVEIYNGTGAAVDLSAYSLQVYFNGSDSAGANMPLSGSLADGDVYVLAHSSAVPEILAVADQLYGGGLFNGDDAVALVGPIGYVDVIGQIGTDPGSQWGNASIGTQNQTLRRNGDVTQGRSDGSTAFDPSIEWTSFGQDNFEDIGLYNGSPGDGNGDGGDEGGEDEVVELGQCGDAATLISAVQGSASASPVAGERVEIEAVVTADFRDSENGLSGFFVQEEDGDQDGQDITSEGLFVYDNGFDVDVQPGDLVRVGGVVSEYYDFTELTEIDGIAVCGSGYSVSPAQVSLPFTDAAEAERYEGMLAEFVQTLTVSENYSLGRYGELVLSSGRLFTPTNIVEPGPAAQAQQAANDLNRLVLDDGSTRQNPDPIPYPAPGLSAENSLRTGATLAGLRGVIGYSFGAYRVHPVEEPQFADTNPRSAAPELPGEGSLRVASFNVLNYFNGDGAGNGFPTPRGADTFEEFQRQRDKTINAILATGADVVGLMEMENDGYGPDSAIADLVEGLNTAAGSEVFQFVDPGQEQVGTDAIAVGILYRSDSVEPLGSAATIEGYPFDYGNRPPLLQAFTEIASGESFAVAVNHFRAKGSCPNDGSLNADLDDGQGCWNQTRVEAAQTLIDWLASDPAGTGVERTLIIGDLNSYARENPITTLADAGYANMLGQFQGEDTYGYVYQGQAGYLDHALASAALAPQVTGATIWHINADEPPVLDYNTEYKSAGQLESLYSASAYRASDHDPVLVELQLASEEPEQPGNGGGNGNGDGNGHKEKWHFLEKIRLIFEWLWSRWF; this is translated from the coding sequence ATGTTGAAGACCATATGCTTACCCGGGCTCGCCCTGGGCTTGTCGCTGGTGGCGGGTGCAGCCCAAGCCAGCGACCTCATCATATCCGAATACATCGAGGGCAGCAGTAACAACAAAGCGGTGGAAATCTACAACGGCACGGGTGCCGCGGTGGACCTCTCCGCTTACAGCCTCCAGGTGTATTTCAATGGCTCCGATTCCGCCGGGGCCAATATGCCCCTCAGCGGCAGCCTCGCCGATGGCGATGTTTATGTGCTAGCCCACTCCAGCGCCGTACCGGAAATACTCGCTGTGGCGGATCAGCTTTACGGCGGGGGACTTTTCAATGGAGACGACGCGGTCGCCCTCGTCGGCCCGATCGGATACGTGGATGTGATCGGCCAGATAGGCACAGACCCGGGTAGCCAGTGGGGCAACGCCAGCATCGGTACCCAGAACCAGACGCTGCGCCGCAATGGCGATGTGACGCAAGGGCGCAGCGACGGTAGTACGGCCTTCGATCCCTCCATCGAATGGACCAGCTTCGGGCAGGATAACTTCGAGGATATCGGCCTCTATAACGGCAGTCCCGGTGACGGCAATGGAGACGGCGGAGATGAAGGCGGCGAAGATGAAGTCGTCGAGTTGGGTCAGTGCGGCGACGCCGCCACCCTGATCAGCGCAGTACAGGGCAGTGCCTCCGCCAGCCCTGTGGCCGGGGAGCGCGTGGAAATCGAAGCGGTGGTTACAGCCGATTTCCGGGACTCCGAAAACGGCCTCTCCGGTTTCTTTGTGCAGGAAGAAGACGGCGACCAGGACGGCCAGGACATCACCTCCGAAGGCCTGTTTGTGTACGACAATGGCTTCGACGTGGATGTGCAACCGGGAGATCTGGTGCGCGTCGGCGGCGTAGTGAGCGAATACTACGATTTCACCGAGCTCACAGAAATTGACGGCATCGCAGTATGTGGCAGTGGTTACAGCGTCAGCCCCGCACAGGTGAGCCTGCCATTCACCGACGCCGCTGAGGCCGAACGCTACGAGGGCATGCTGGCCGAGTTCGTGCAGACACTCACCGTCAGCGAGAACTACAGCCTCGGTCGCTACGGCGAACTGGTGCTCTCTTCCGGGCGCCTGTTTACCCCCACCAATATCGTGGAACCCGGCCCCGCCGCCCAGGCGCAACAGGCCGCCAACGATCTCAACCGACTGGTGCTCGACGACGGCTCCACCCGCCAGAACCCGGACCCCATTCCCTATCCGGCCCCGGGCCTCAGCGCGGAAAACAGCCTGCGCACTGGCGCCACCCTGGCCGGACTGCGTGGCGTGATCGGCTACAGCTTTGGCGCCTACCGGGTGCATCCGGTGGAAGAACCGCAATTCGCCGATACCAATCCGCGCAGCGCCGCGCCAGAACTACCCGGTGAGGGCAGCCTGCGCGTGGCCAGCTTCAATGTCTTGAACTATTTCAACGGCGATGGCGCCGGTAATGGTTTCCCCACTCCCCGCGGCGCAGACACCTTTGAAGAGTTCCAGCGCCAGCGCGATAAAACCATCAACGCCATCCTCGCAACCGGTGCGGATGTTGTCGGCCTGATGGAAATGGAAAATGATGGCTACGGCCCCGACAGCGCCATCGCGGATCTGGTGGAAGGTCTCAATACCGCCGCCGGCAGCGAAGTATTCCAGTTCGTCGACCCGGGTCAGGAACAGGTGGGCACCGATGCCATCGCCGTGGGTATCCTCTACCGCAGTGACAGCGTGGAACCCCTGGGCAGCGCCGCCACCATCGAAGGCTATCCCTTCGATTACGGCAACCGCCCGCCACTGCTGCAGGCCTTTACTGAAATCGCCAGCGGCGAAAGCTTCGCCGTCGCGGTCAACCACTTCCGCGCCAAGGGCAGCTGCCCCAACGACGGCAGCCTCAACGCTGACCTGGACGACGGCCAGGGCTGCTGGAACCAGACTCGTGTGGAAGCGGCACAGACCCTGATCGACTGGCTCGCCAGTGACCCTGCCGGCACCGGTGTTGAACGCACCCTGATCATCGGTGACCTCAACAGCTACGCCCGCGAAAACCCCATCACCACCCTCGCAGACGCCGGCTACGCCAATATGCTGGGACAGTTCCAGGGGGAAGATACCTACGGCTATGTCTACCAGGGCCAGGCCGGCTACCTGGATCACGCCCTCGCCAGCGCCGCCCTGGCGCCGCAGGTAACCGGCGCTACCATCTGGCATATCAACGCCGACGAGCCTCCGGTGCTGGATTACAACACCGAGTACAAGAGCGCGGGGCAGCTGGAATCCCTCTACAGCGCCAGTGCTTATCGCGCCTCGGATCACGATCCGGTGCTGGTGGAGCTGCAACTGGCATCTGAGGAGCCGGAACAGCCCGGCAATGGTGGCGGAAATGGCAATGGTGATGGCAATGGCCATAAAGAGAAGTGGCACTTTCTCGAAAAAATCAGATTGATATTCGAGTGGCTCTGGTCGCGCTGGTTCTGA
- a CDS encoding cytochrome ubiquinol oxidase subunit I gives MLEQLDAVLLARVQFAFTVSFHFVFPAFSIGLASYLMVLEGLWLKTGRGVYANLYRYWLKIFAVGFGMGVVSGIVLSYQFGTNWSVFSTKAGPIIGPLMGYEVITAFFLEAGFLGVMLFGINKVGKRLHFFATCMVAIGTFVSAFWILSVNSWMQTPVGYEINEQGQFIVGSSWWDVIFSPSFPYRLVHTVTAAYLTTAFAVGGVGAWHLLKDRNNVGARKMFSMAMWMAVIVTPVQIIAGDMHGLNTLEHQPVKVLAMEGDFDPSPDGAPLILFGIPDQEAAKVHYKVAIPKLGSLILKHDPNAPLPGLTDYPREEWPPVAVVFWSFRIMVAIGIAMLALGIWSLIARRGKRLYQSRPLHRAAVMMGPAGFVAVIAGWVTTEVGRQPYTVYGLLKTAESASPLDAPAVAVSLIAFIVVYSAVFGMGVYYLLRLMANPPNPGESGLPNVPSHAAGITPASSLDVAAPQHDGGAHGKS, from the coding sequence TTGTTAGAGCAATTAGACGCCGTGTTGCTGGCGCGTGTGCAGTTTGCATTTACCGTGTCGTTCCATTTCGTTTTTCCCGCCTTTTCCATCGGACTCGCGAGTTACCTGATGGTGCTCGAGGGATTGTGGCTGAAAACCGGGCGTGGCGTATATGCCAACCTTTACCGCTACTGGCTCAAAATCTTTGCCGTGGGATTTGGTATGGGTGTGGTTTCCGGGATCGTCTTGTCGTACCAGTTCGGTACCAACTGGTCGGTCTTTTCCACCAAGGCGGGGCCGATTATCGGGCCGCTGATGGGGTATGAGGTCATCACCGCATTCTTTCTGGAGGCGGGCTTTCTCGGTGTGATGCTGTTTGGTATCAACAAGGTGGGCAAGCGCCTGCATTTTTTTGCCACCTGCATGGTGGCCATTGGCACCTTTGTTTCCGCGTTCTGGATCCTGTCGGTGAACTCCTGGATGCAGACGCCGGTGGGGTATGAAATCAATGAACAGGGGCAGTTCATTGTCGGCAGTTCCTGGTGGGATGTGATCTTTAGTCCCAGTTTCCCCTATCGTCTGGTGCACACGGTGACGGCGGCGTATCTGACGACCGCATTCGCCGTGGGTGGTGTCGGTGCCTGGCATCTGCTCAAAGACCGCAACAATGTCGGTGCGCGCAAGATGTTTTCCATGGCGATGTGGATGGCGGTGATTGTGACGCCGGTACAGATCATCGCCGGCGATATGCACGGATTGAATACCCTGGAGCATCAGCCGGTGAAAGTCCTGGCTATGGAGGGCGACTTTGATCCCAGCCCGGATGGCGCGCCGTTGATATTGTTCGGTATACCGGATCAGGAAGCGGCAAAGGTGCACTACAAGGTGGCAATCCCCAAGCTGGGCTCGCTGATTCTAAAGCACGACCCCAATGCGCCCCTGCCCGGCCTGACGGATTACCCTCGGGAGGAGTGGCCTCCGGTAGCGGTGGTGTTCTGGTCCTTCCGCATTATGGTGGCGATCGGTATTGCCATGCTGGCGCTGGGGATTTGGAGTCTGATCGCACGGCGTGGCAAACGGCTGTACCAGTCGCGACCGCTGCACCGGGCTGCGGTGATGATGGGGCCGGCGGGATTTGTGGCGGTGATCGCGGGCTGGGTCACCACGGAAGTGGGACGTCAGCCGTATACGGTTTACGGACTGCTGAAAACCGCCGAATCCGCCTCGCCGCTGGATGCCCCCGCGGTGGCGGTATCATTGATCGCGTTTATCGTGGTGTACTCCGCTGTATTCGGTATGGGGGTTTACTACCTGCTTCGCCTGATGGCGAACCCTCCCAATCCCGGAGAGAGTGGGCTGCCCAATGTTCCGTCGCACGCCGCGGGGATTACGCCGGCATCCAGCCTGGACGTCGCTGCACCGCAACACGATGGAGGCGCCCATGGGAAGTCTTGA